CTTGTCCTTAATTTCCGTCAATGACAATTCAGTATTACAGAGCTGGATGAATTTCCAGGTATAGTTACGTTGTAACTGATTCTTTTTTAACCCCAGCCAAACTGTATTCGCCTCAAAAAGATGTTCCGCATTCAGCCTGATCAACCCTTGGTCACGCACGGGATCGTAACAGCGATCCGCTACAATCCCGACGCCAAGCCCCAGTTCAACATACGTTTTAATCACATCCGAATCCTGCGCGCTCAAGGTAATATCCGGCGACATACCGGCTGCCTGAAATGCGCGATCCAAACGGGACCGACCGGTAATTCCCTGACGGTAGGTAATTAACGGCACGGTGTTGAGTTTCTCCAGCGTGAGTAGCGGTTCGCTCGCCAACGGATGATTTTCCGGCACAATGACCGAATGGTGCCAGCGGTAATAAGGAAAAGCGGCCAACGAAGCATCATCAATCAGTTGTTCACTGGCAATACCGATATCGGCTTCCCCGGCATTCAGCATCGCCACGATCTCATCAGGCGTCCCCTGATTCAGCACCAGGCGAACCTGCGGATACAGCGAGCGAAACGCTTTGATCACCTGAGGCAGACTATAGCGGGCCTGGGTGTGGGTGGTCGCAATCACCAACTGACCCGCGTCGTTATTGGTAAAAACATTTGCCAGACGACGGATATTGCTGGCGTCGTTCAAAATCCTTTCTGCTACAATCAACAGCTCTTTACCGGGTTCTGTCATTCCCAGTAGTCGTTTACCACGGCGAATAAAGATTTCAATCCCCAGTTCCTCTTCCAACTCGCGGATATGACGGCTCACACCGGATTGAGAGGTAAACAGCGTATTCGCCACTTCGGTCAGGTTGTAATTACACCGCGCTGATTCGCGAATAATCTTCAGTTGCTGAAAATTCACCCTTCACTCCACTGTTCTGTTTTTTACGTTAGGCAGTTATACCCAATAGACTTCAAGATGCGGACGAAACGCTGTGGTTTTTAAACCCTACCCAGCGTTGGTTGCTTACGGGTAAGACACATTCATGAGCCTCGTAACGCCGCAACCAGGCGACAAATTCATCGCAAGCGAATTTGACCAGCCAGCGCATCTGCACTTGAATGATGACGGGTATATAGATACGAAGGAACCGTGAACAAGACAAATAAGTAATTAGATTTGATTATATTTTTTTATGCTAAAGCGCGGCCGGGATAAAAGCAGCGGTTAAATCTGAAAATAATTCACATGAATTCAATCAATTAATAGTCATTAACAACATGGGCGCTGACTCCCCCTACTCTGGAAACTTTTTCGCTATTGTTTATAACCTTCCATTCTATGCCCGACAGCATTCGGGCCGCAGGTGCATCCCCGTCGAACCGGATAAGCGCCTTGTTGCAGGTTTTGCCGTGGACGATTCTAAACTTTTGCGTCGCCAAAGCGCATCAGAAAGTACAGGGAACGGTAACGTTCTGAACGTAGCGCTGTCCAGGGTTCGATGTGCTCAATAAAGCTATTTAAACAATGAATTACCACAATCTGGCGCTGTCAGTCCTTTTCAAAGACGACATCTGCGCACGCAAAATAGCGAAGCCTATTAAGCCGGTCACAATATCTGCAAGAGGAAATGCCCAATATATCCCCGAAACATTCCAGTACCAGGGGAGAATCCATAATAGAGGGAGAGTTAATACTAAATAACGCAGCAAAGAGACATAGAGCGCGATTTTAGCGACGCCAATTGACTGGAAGTACATGAGAAAAATTTGCTGTAACGCGATAAATGGCATTGCCAGATGAAAAATTTGAATTGACAGTGACGCCACATCAATGACTTGCTTATCATCGGAGAAAAATGATGCCATCTGTTCTGAAAAAGCTAAACAGATAAGCGAATAAAGCAATGCGCTACCACAGGCAAGCAGAGAGAGCGTTTTTATTACATCGCGCACCCGCTGAAATTTATCTGCGCCGATATTATAACCGACAAGGACTTGCGCCCCCATACATAGCCCATTCAAAGGTAATGCCGCGACCATCAGTAAACGGGAAGATATGCCAATGCCGGCGACAACCGCATCGCCGTACTGTAAAGCAACCCGGTTTAAAAATGATATCGACACCACCTGTAACAATGCGTTTAGCGCCGTGGGAAATCCTATGCCGAGGATCGCGAAAACATCTTTTTTGGCGGCTAAACCTTGAGTTAGATTGATGGCGCTTTTCCCTGTCGAAAAATGAATAATATACATTGCGACCGAAGCGCATTGCCCCAATAGCGTTGCGATACCGGCGCCTTCTATGCCAAAATTAAAATAAAAGATAAAAATCGGATCGAGAATGGCATTACACCCAAACGCCATCAACTGCGTTTTCATACTCATGCGGGTATTGCCCTCCGCCCGAACAATGAACCCAGAAATCATATTGATGACGACCAGTATGTAACCCATTAGCAGCCATCGAAGATAACGCTGCGACAAAATTAACGTCTCATTCTCCGCGCCCATAAAGACGAATATTTTTAATGAGGCTGAACGAATCAAAAAGCTAAGTAATAAAGCAGTAATCAGCCCGCCTAAAAACGAGGAAAGCGCATAGCGGCCTGCTTCCTTTATTTTTCCCGAGCCAAGACTGCGGGATACAAAAGACGCACCTCCCGCGCCAAAACAGATCCCAATGGTGGAGATCGCTATCGCGAAAGGGAATGTCAGCGCCATCGCTGCGATAGCGTGCGTACCCAAACGGCCAATAAAAAAAGCGTTTAAAAGCTGGTATAATGCACTGACGCTCACGCCAATAATGGTAGGTATAGCTAATTTTAAAATTAATGGAAAAATGTCATCGTTGGCTAACCCATCCAGATTTTGTGAATTTTTGACAGGCGTTTTCATAAAAACCTCTAAACAAGGAATTCAAAATTAATCCCGCCTTGAAATGATAAGCCGGGATTCTATTTTTATACCTATAACACTTTGATCACAATTAGTTAAAATTGATCATGCATTTTGAGCCGTTAAATTTTCGGCGAAAGACATAAAATCACTTTTTATTATTGTTGAGATGACATCTATCTCAGCACGTGAATATTTTGTCTTATCGTAAAGTAACTCTATGAGAAGATTACCATCAATTTTATCAATGTTAACCCATACTTTATAAGTATGAATCGTCCCAAAGGATACACCTTTCCATAGGTTGGATTTTTTTAAACCTATAAAGTTTGAATACCGTCCATTATCCAATGATCCCCGGTAATTAATCATGACTGATGGCCAAGTAAATCCGGGAATGGCGACTTCAGGGTTAATATTCTTCAAATAAGTTAAACTGCGCAATCCAAGTCCTTTGAAGGAGATGGATTTTCTCAATGCATTAATCTTAATAGAACTATTTAAAATGCTATCCGTTTTATCTACTACAATTGGCAGCGGTAAAAACTCAATACACTGTCCCAACACTGTAGAAAGATCATCATTTTTTCCAAACGGTATCCGGCACATGTCTACATTGTCAATAAAGAGCGATATTTTATCATCTTTAATTTTTCCAAAGGAAAATGTCAATAACGACAACAACACATCTATAACGTCAACATTAACTTCATATAAATGTATATTAAAGAAAACGCTGCTCATCTCTTGGTTGAATTTAATATACTTTATCCCGACATCATGACATAAAGAACTGTATTCTTCAGCGTGAAGATTTTTTAACGTAGAAATTTCTTCATTGTTAATGCTCTTATAATATTCAGTCCGATTTACCGAACAATCACCGCTAATACTGGATAACATATCCCACGGCTGTTCGCGCCAATATTTTAGAATGTCCTGATAGTATTTAGTAGTATAAAGCTCAAGGTCATCATACCAATTATTCAAATAATAGATATCACGGTAAACAGGAACAGGTTTTTCCCCGTTCATTATCAAAAAATAATAACGTTCTATCTCATCCAATAATAACCTAAAACTGTATCCATCAACAATGTAATGATGCGTTAAAATAAATAACGTGTTATAGCAATGTTCATTTACTTTTGCTTCGAATAATATACATTTCGCGAGTGGCACATTACGATCAAACTTAAATGAATACTGTTCATTGGCCGCAGCATAGGATAGCGCCGCGTCAGCCTCAACCCTGGAAGAAAAGCACCCTATTTGTTGGATATGAAGCCCTTCGGCGGAAACCAGCGAATAGAATTGAATATCATCATCCTTTTGATCAGCCACCATACGCAACAAGCTATAGTCCTGAGTAAGCTGATTTATGGCTTGAATCAATACAGACTTATCTAATACATTTTCAGTATCAATGAACATCTCCGAAATATTAAAATGCTCCATCAACTTCACACGGTGATAAAAAAATCGCACCATAGGAAGCGTTTTTAACCTGTTATTTTCATTGGATGAAACATACTCATTTTTAAAACACTGTTCTTTTATGGAGGCGGCCAACGTATCCAATACGGGATTGTTATAAATCTGACTGACGGTAAAATTAACGCCTTTTGCCGCTGCCAGCGCAACGCACCGTACACTCAGCATAGAGTTTCCACCGAGGTCGAAAAAATTTGATTTTTTATTAATGTTATTGGTTAAAAGCAGTTTTTCCCATATGTCTGCAATAATGCGTTCTGTGGTGGTAAAATTATTCGCACTGATAGAGTGTGTAAGATTTTCATCATCCTCGAATACCAGACCTGCTCGGTTTAGCTTACCACCAGACAAACGTGGCAGTTCGTTGCGAAATACAATTTTATTCGGTATCGAATAAGTGGGCAGTCTATTCCTCATATATTGTTTGAGGGTATCTTCAGACACTGGGGACATATCGGTTACGAGAAAAGCGACAAGAAGAACAGTATCGTGATGGGTGATTAACTTTGCTGCCGCATCCTTTATTTGAGGATGGGTTTTTAATACCAATTCAATTTCTTCAAGTTCGACTCTAAACCCTCTATATTTTACTTGATTATCCTTTCTTCCAATTAATTCGAGTAAATCATCTTCTCTGAAGCGCCCGATATCGCCGGTTTTATACATGAGCGATCCGAAATCTTTCAATACATCAATATCGTTAGGAACAAACTTTTCTTGAGTGAGTGTTGAATCTAAAAGATAGCCATCGGATAAGCATCTTCCCGCAATCACCAACTCTCCTGAGACGCCTCTGGGCACCAATTTATTTTTTCTATTAACGATGGCGATGCCAACATTTGTCAACGGGACACCGACAGGAATGATATCGGTATCCGTTAATGTTTCCTTATCAACTAAGCAAGTCGCCGCATTAGAACAACATTCCGTTGAGCCATAGAAATTAAATAAAGGGACGTCCGGGAAGGTTTCATAAAAATCTTTTGCCAGAGATGGCGACAACGGTTCGGCACTTGAGGTGACAAATCTTAGTGAGTGGCGGGCTAATAACGCTTTATCCTCAAAGGATAATAATAAAGAGATGACGCTGGGAGAACATAAAAGATGGGTTATTTTCTTAAACACTAAAACGTCAACAAAACGTTCGGGATCGAGCAACTCCTGTTCGCTTAATAAGTAACTCGGTACGCCTTTAAGTAAAGCACCGTAAATTTCCCAAGCACTAGCAACCAGAGAAGCCGATTTTTGTACGATAGCACGATCATTGGATTGAAAAGGATGGGTATCCCACATCCATTGTAATCGATTAACACACGCTTTTACTGGAATGATAACGCCTTTTGGAACCCCGCTAGACCCGGATGTATAGACAATTTGTAGTGTTGTATTTTCTGGCGCTTTCCGCCAGGGGGTCACATTTCGCTCGGAAGATAAAGCGGCGATCTCATCAGTACTGATGATCACATATTTTTTGTCAAAACCCGTGGCGAGTCTGTCGGTGACAATGGCGATAGGGTTAAGGGATTCAGCGATAGCCACGACTCTCTTCTGAGAATTATAGCTTCCTGCTACCACGTAGGTTATTCCCATTTTGCAACATGCTAAGATTAGCGCAATACAATGAATACCCCTATCATTTTGGATTAAAATTCGCGCCCCGTCATGACATCCCTTACTTTCCAGGTAAAAGCAAATGGAATTGATATAGCAATCAAGTTCACTATACGTTATGCTGCCATCTTTCCAAATATAAGCGGTATCATGCTTATACTTTTCTAAAGCTTCATTCAGTGTATTTGAAAGAGAGATCAGTTCACCGGAACGTGCTTTTTGAATATTATTATATTCCTCCAGAAAATTAATTTCAGAACTTGATAGGCATGGATAGTCACCGATAGGACTTGTCGTATTTTTAATGATATTTGTTATCAGTTCCTTGAAATTTTCAGCCATTCGGATGATATACCCTCTACTGAAAAGATCTACACAATAAGTGAACTGAAAATATAATGTATCGTTTTCTTCCTGACAATATAAGACTAAATCATATTTGCTGTAATGATTATTTATTTCTTTGACCCTAACAAGTAACTCTTGACGCTTTTGTGATGTAGAAATATTTTCTGCTTGTTCAGAATACATATTGAACATAATTTGAAATATTGGAGAAACATTACTGTCGCGAGAAAAATTCAATGACTCCAGCATCCAACTAAAAGGATAATTCGCATGCGATAAAGAGTGACTGACTTTTTCGTTGACCTGGCTGAGATAATCAATGAAATGATTTTCCTCATCTATCTTCACCCTTAGAGGAAGCATGTTCAAGAAAAAACCAATAAGGTTCTCAGTGCCGCTTTTTTCTCTGATCACATGGGGTGCACCGATGATAACATCGGTTTGCTCAGTATAGTTGTAAATCAGCAAATCAAAAATGGCCAGTATTGTGGAAAATAGTGTTGCATTAGCCGATTTAGCCACAGCATGAAGATTATTACGGTCATCGGAGGATAATGAAAAACCTACTGAGTCACAACGATATGACCGTATTGCCGGTCTTTTCTTATCGCTGGGTAAGAGTATTTTAGGCAGTTCGCCACTAAGCGATTGTTCCCAAAAGCGCTTTTGCTCCGATAATGAGTTTTTGTTGATATGATTTTTTTCCCAGGAAACATAGTCTTTAAATGCTATCTTTTCTTTTTCCACTGGAAGATGATGATAAAAAGATGAAAACTTCTTAGCCAACAGAGAAAGAGACCAGGCATCCATTATAATCTCATGCGTGGTAAACAATATCATTGCTCTGGCGTCACTCATTTTGATGAGCAATGCTTTATAAATAGGACCTTTTTCTAAATCAAATTCATATTCTGCATTCTTTAACTTTATTTCTTTTAACTTTTCCGCCTGAACTTCTTCTGAATATGGGGAAAAATCTAATTCATCCAGCGTGGTATTGGGTGTACTGAACCGGATAAAAGGCTCCCCCCCTTCTTCCAGAAATCTTATGCTGAACGTGTCATAGCTTTCAATTAATTCACCCCATGCAGATCGTATGTTGTTGCTATCGATATGGCCTGTCAGTTCAAAACTTGTTTGAAGGATATAATTTTTTATTTCTGGTTCAAGTTTCCATAAAAACCACAGATGGCGCTGTGTCTGACTCAACGGATAATTTCCATCCGGGGAAGCAGATGATTGTGTAATCTCAGGCAACATCACACGGTTGTCACCATTCTCAATTTTTTTAGCCAATTCATCTATAGTGAGGTTATATAATTCAAAGAGTTGGACGCCGCATGACATTTCTTTATTGATAAAATTAATTGCCAACATAGCGCGCAGAGAATCTCCGCCTAATTCAATAAATTTATCTTTTATACCGACTTTATCCAAGTGTAGCACTCTGCTAAAAATAGAGCATAGCTGCTTTTCTTGGCTGCTTTGTGGTGGAGAATATTCCGTATCAATCACCGGCCTAATGTTATCGGGTGAGGGTAATGCATTGTAATCAAGCTTGCCATTGCTGTTCGTCGGTATCTTGCCTAATTGATAAAACGCGTCAGGAACCATGTAGTCAGGCAATTTCTCACGGATGAAATCAACTAACTCTTTTCGTGTAACCGGCGCCAACACTTCAATAAAGGTAACTAATCTAGGAAGATAATCTTGTTCTGTTTTATTTTCCAGATTTTCCCGTGACGTAATTTTTATTTTATTCTCATTTATCAGTTTTGTTGCGCTGATTTTTATTTTTTCAAATTTGCTTATCACATTATCTACTTCATTTAATTCAATGCGATAACCTCTTAATTTTACTTGCCTGTCCGTTCTGCCCAGACATTCGAAAAGACCATCAGACCTTATTTTGACTAGATCGCCTGTTTTGTATAGTCGGGAAACTTGTTCCCCTTGCTGAAACGGATTGGACAAGAAAGCCGAGGCTGTTTTCTCTGCGTCGTTAATATAACCACAGGATACACCGACGCCACTGACATACAGCTCGCCGATTTCACCGTCAGCCACCTGTTTCAAATCGCCCTCTGAAGCAGGTTCAATAACATAGGCTGTCAATCCCTCTATGGGTTTTCCTATTGGGGTGTACCCGGAAGTTGGCGTTGATGTAATCAGATGGTGCATCACGCCATCGGCGCATTCAGTTGGCCCATAATGATTTAAAATTGGAATATGCGGAAAAATAGCAAACCATTTCTTGCACAACCAGGGTTGTAATGGTTCGCCTACAGTGGCGATAACTCTGATTGTTGAAAGAGAGGCACAATGATCAATCTTGCGAATACCTTCAATAAATTGATTTAATAGTGAAGGAACATATTGAACCACGGTGATTGCAAATCGGTTCAAGGCTGCATAAAAGCAGGGTATATCCCGTATTGTTTCTGATGAGATGATACTTGTGGTTCCACCGACCATTAATGCTGATAAA
This is a stretch of genomic DNA from Brenneria rubrifaciens. It encodes these proteins:
- a CDS encoding MATE family efflux transporter, whose amino-acid sequence is MKTPVKNSQNLDGLANDDIFPLILKLAIPTIIGVSVSALYQLLNAFFIGRLGTHAIAAMALTFPFAIAISTIGICFGAGGASFVSRSLGSGKIKEAGRYALSSFLGGLITALLLSFLIRSASLKIFVFMGAENETLILSQRYLRWLLMGYILVVINMISGFIVRAEGNTRMSMKTQLMAFGCNAILDPIFIFYFNFGIEGAGIATLLGQCASVAMYIIHFSTGKSAINLTQGLAAKKDVFAILGIGFPTALNALLQVVSISFLNRVALQYGDAVVAGIGISSRLLMVAALPLNGLCMGAQVLVGYNIGADKFQRVRDVIKTLSLLACGSALLYSLICLAFSEQMASFFSDDKQVIDVASLSIQIFHLAMPFIALQQIFLMYFQSIGVAKIALYVSLLRYLVLTLPLLWILPWYWNVSGIYWAFPLADIVTGLIGFAILRAQMSSLKRTDSARLW
- a CDS encoding non-ribosomal peptide synthetase, yielding MGTINMEDVRQKGVINHFRKYVINHPSKIAVIDESDALTYQQLDSLSNNIAGNLARRGVRQGDIVGVMIERSCNLLAVMLAIFKLRAVYLPLDSSYPSERLAYMCQKSNCKTVLIEEKHEKHNEFSNETEILNLDVLLNPVDEKTDYCYDDNDLAYIIFTSGTTGEPKGVMIQHKGLANHLVAKVKDLSLNDQDTLAQTASQCFDISLWQFLSALMVGGTTSIISSETIRDIPCFYAALNRFAITVVQYVPSLLNQFIEGIRKIDHCASLSTIRVIATVGEPLQPWLCKKWFAIFPHIPILNHYGPTECADGVMHHLITSTPTSGYTPIGKPIEGLTAYVIEPASEGDLKQVADGEIGELYVSGVGVSCGYINDAEKTASAFLSNPFQQGEQVSRLYKTGDLVKIRSDGLFECLGRTDRQVKLRGYRIELNEVDNVISKFEKIKISATKLINENKIKITSRENLENKTEQDYLPRLVTFIEVLAPVTRKELVDFIREKLPDYMVPDAFYQLGKIPTNSNGKLDYNALPSPDNIRPVIDTEYSPPQSSQEKQLCSIFSRVLHLDKVGIKDKFIELGGDSLRAMLAINFINKEMSCGVQLFELYNLTIDELAKKIENGDNRVMLPEITQSSASPDGNYPLSQTQRHLWFLWKLEPEIKNYILQTSFELTGHIDSNNIRSAWGELIESYDTFSIRFLEEGGEPFIRFSTPNTTLDELDFSPYSEEVQAEKLKEIKLKNAEYEFDLEKGPIYKALLIKMSDARAMILFTTHEIIMDAWSLSLLAKKFSSFYHHLPVEKEKIAFKDYVSWEKNHINKNSLSEQKRFWEQSLSGELPKILLPSDKKRPAIRSYRCDSVGFSLSSDDRNNLHAVAKSANATLFSTILAIFDLLIYNYTEQTDVIIGAPHVIREKSGTENLIGFFLNMLPLRVKIDEENHFIDYLSQVNEKVSHSLSHANYPFSWMLESLNFSRDSNVSPIFQIMFNMYSEQAENISTSQKRQELLVRVKEINNHYSKYDLVLYCQEENDTLYFQFTYCVDLFSRGYIIRMAENFKELITNIIKNTTSPIGDYPCLSSSEINFLEEYNNIQKARSGELISLSNTLNEALEKYKHDTAYIWKDGSITYSELDCYINSICFYLESKGCHDGARILIQNDRGIHCIALILACCKMGITYVVAGSYNSQKRVVAIAESLNPIAIVTDRLATGFDKKYVIISTDEIAALSSERNVTPWRKAPENTTLQIVYTSGSSGVPKGVIIPVKACVNRLQWMWDTHPFQSNDRAIVQKSASLVASAWEIYGALLKGVPSYLLSEQELLDPERFVDVLVFKKITHLLCSPSVISLLLSFEDKALLARHSLRFVTSSAEPLSPSLAKDFYETFPDVPLFNFYGSTECCSNAATCLVDKETLTDTDIIPVGVPLTNVGIAIVNRKNKLVPRGVSGELVIAGRCLSDGYLLDSTLTQEKFVPNDIDVLKDFGSLMYKTGDIGRFREDDLLELIGRKDNQVKYRGFRVELEEIELVLKTHPQIKDAAAKLITHHDTVLLVAFLVTDMSPVSEDTLKQYMRNRLPTYSIPNKIVFRNELPRLSGGKLNRAGLVFEDDENLTHSISANNFTTTERIIADIWEKLLLTNNINKKSNFFDLGGNSMLSVRCVALAAAKGVNFTVSQIYNNPVLDTLAASIKEQCFKNEYVSSNENNRLKTLPMVRFFYHRVKLMEHFNISEMFIDTENVLDKSVLIQAINQLTQDYSLLRMVADQKDDDIQFYSLVSAEGLHIQQIGCFSSRVEADAALSYAAANEQYSFKFDRNVPLAKCILFEAKVNEHCYNTLFILTHHYIVDGYSFRLLLDEIERYYFLIMNGEKPVPVYRDIYYLNNWYDDLELYTTKYYQDILKYWREQPWDMLSSISGDCSVNRTEYYKSINNEEISTLKNLHAEEYSSLCHDVGIKYIKFNQEMSSVFFNIHLYEVNVDVIDVLLSLLTFSFGKIKDDKISLFIDNVDMCRIPFGKNDDLSTVLGQCIEFLPLPIVVDKTDSILNSSIKINALRKSISFKGLGLRSLTYLKNINPEVAIPGFTWPSVMINYRGSLDNGRYSNFIGLKKSNLWKGVSFGTIHTYKVWVNIDKIDGNLLIELLYDKTKYSRAEIDVISTIIKSDFMSFAENLTAQNA
- the cbl gene encoding HTH-type transcriptional regulator Cbl, with amino-acid sequence MNFQQLKIIRESARCNYNLTEVANTLFTSQSGVSRHIRELEEELGIEIFIRRGKRLLGMTEPGKELLIVAERILNDASNIRRLANVFTNNDAGQLVIATTHTQARYSLPQVIKAFRSLYPQVRLVLNQGTPDEIVAMLNAGEADIGIASEQLIDDASLAAFPYYRWHHSVIVPENHPLASEPLLTLEKLNTVPLITYRQGITGRSRLDRAFQAAGMSPDITLSAQDSDVIKTYVELGLGVGIVADRCYDPVRDQGLIRLNAEHLFEANTVWLGLKKNQLQRNYTWKFIQLCNTELSLTEIKDKVFSDNDEAAIDYQI